Proteins co-encoded in one Vibrio sp. SNU_ST1 genomic window:
- a CDS encoding phosphatase — MELKVDTHTHTYASGHAYSTLIENAKSAKQNGLDMFCTTDHSESMPGAPHYWFFSNQRVLPRFIEDVAIIRGVESNIMNTQGDIDIHPSVDKNLDWVIASFHEPVFRPSDVATHTEALVNVIKGGRIDALGHLGNPNFDFDFEAVIECAAQYNVAIEINNTTLKGNSRVGSVDRCFEIARIAKAKGAFITTGSDAHFCQDVGGLDLVSSLLDEVGVDSRKVITHSPKQFLSFLALRGRNEIPEYSALI, encoded by the coding sequence ATGGAACTCAAAGTAGATACCCACACTCACACATACGCAAGTGGTCATGCTTACAGCACGCTTATCGAGAATGCCAAGTCGGCAAAACAAAATGGCTTAGACATGTTTTGTACCACTGATCATTCAGAGTCGATGCCGGGCGCGCCACATTATTGGTTCTTCAGCAACCAGCGTGTACTTCCTCGTTTTATCGAAGACGTTGCTATTATCCGCGGCGTGGAATCAAACATCATGAACACTCAAGGTGACATCGATATTCATCCGAGCGTTGATAAGAACTTGGATTGGGTGATCGCGAGTTTTCATGAGCCAGTATTTCGCCCATCGGATGTCGCTACCCATACAGAGGCTCTCGTGAATGTGATTAAGGGCGGTCGAATCGATGCACTTGGCCACTTAGGGAACCCAAATTTTGATTTCGATTTTGAAGCTGTGATTGAATGCGCAGCTCAATATAACGTAGCAATCGAGATTAATAACACCACACTCAAAGGCAATAGCCGTGTTGGTAGTGTCGACCGTTGTTTCGAGATTGCGAGAATCGCAAAAGCGAAAGGGGCATTCATTACTACTGGAAGTGATGCGCATTTCTGCCAAGACGTGGGCGGGCTGGATCTTGTGTCTTCATTACTTGATGAGGTGGGCGTGGATTCCAGAAAGGTGATCACTCATTCTCCAAAGCAATTCCTGTCATTTTTGGCGTTGCGCGGTCGTAATGAAATCCCAGAATACTCAGCTCTTATTTAA
- a CDS encoding cytochrome b562, translated as MKTRSILLSGLIAASVLSGNAFANVDLKKNMQEMKLAFKQAAEAQSIEEMQKPIVRLDTLVAELKTGVYPIEKEDNFMEGFKKISASLDSIEQKLDQGDFESAQQELRTIDGLREEYHEKRNPSIWSKIFG; from the coding sequence ATGAAAACTCGCTCAATCCTTTTATCTGGTTTAATCGCTGCTTCAGTATTGTCTGGCAACGCATTTGCTAACGTAGACCTTAAGAAAAACATGCAAGAAATGAAGCTTGCGTTCAAACAAGCGGCAGAAGCTCAAAGCATTGAAGAGATGCAAAAGCCTATCGTTCGTTTAGATACGCTAGTGGCAGAGCTGAAAACGGGTGTTTACCCAATAGAGAAAGAAGATAACTTCATGGAAGGCTTCAAAAAGATCAGTGCATCATTGGATAGCATTGAGCAGAAGCTAGACCAAGGTGACTTCGAGTCAGCACAGCAGGAACTTCGTACTATTGACGGCCTTCGTGAAGAGTACCATGAGAAGCGTAACCCAAGCATTTGGAGCAAAATCTTCGGTTAA
- a CDS encoding PepSY domain-containing protein encodes MLRNESQTTVKAQATSQSTSSATTGSKTHIKSKERNKTLYFLTWRWHFYAGLFVIPFMLMLSVTGLVMLFDDEIELAFHQEAIEIAVSGEPIKISQQLAAVQNQYPQGSVTQFVPSKAPELANRFSVSLEDGTSVFATVNQYTGEVVGEIPRSDSLYQLANDIHGTLLIGDWGDYLIEVAISLSILLLISGIYLWLPRDNASRAGFLKLRVSSGPRVLMRDLHANIGGTLSLILLLFILSGLAWTGFWGGKLVQAWSTFPPQMWDDIPLSDKTHASLNHGSEEELPWNLEQTPLPLSQDQPAEHVHQVEEAPEAHDHSKMDEDHSQHVLSASSFEIDDVIEKAHSLDFTQYKVNFPRSETGVYTVTANTMGGDIIDPTQDRTTHLDQYSGRILGEVTWQDYNFIAKTLAVGISLHQGDISIINKLLNALFCLAFIVVSVTGGVMWWMRRPSGQRKLGTPPKFGDAGLWKTGLVTVIVISVLFPLAGATIVTAMLLDWLLFSRVERFKTALS; translated from the coding sequence ATGTTGAGAAATGAATCTCAAACTACTGTGAAGGCACAAGCGACTTCGCAGTCTACAAGCAGTGCAACAACCGGTTCGAAAACCCATATAAAAAGCAAAGAGCGTAATAAAACCCTCTACTTTCTCACCTGGCGCTGGCACTTCTATGCTGGTCTATTCGTTATCCCATTCATGCTGATGCTAAGTGTTACTGGTTTAGTGATGTTGTTTGACGATGAGATCGAACTGGCTTTTCATCAAGAAGCGATTGAAATTGCAGTATCCGGTGAGCCGATCAAGATTTCACAGCAGTTAGCGGCAGTGCAAAATCAATATCCACAAGGCTCGGTGACACAGTTTGTACCGAGCAAAGCTCCTGAATTAGCTAACCGCTTTTCAGTATCACTGGAAGATGGAACTTCCGTTTTCGCGACTGTGAATCAATACACTGGCGAAGTGGTAGGAGAAATCCCGCGCAGCGATAGCCTATATCAGCTGGCGAATGACATTCACGGCACTTTGTTGATTGGTGATTGGGGGGATTACCTAATTGAAGTTGCAATAAGCTTATCGATTCTTTTACTTATCAGTGGTATTTACTTATGGTTACCGAGAGATAATGCGAGCCGCGCCGGTTTTCTTAAGCTGAGAGTTTCATCTGGGCCACGTGTACTGATGCGTGATCTGCATGCGAACATTGGTGGCACGCTATCTCTTATTCTGCTGCTTTTTATTCTCTCAGGATTGGCGTGGACAGGTTTTTGGGGTGGTAAATTGGTTCAAGCATGGAGCACTTTCCCGCCTCAAATGTGGGACGATATTCCATTGTCAGATAAGACTCACGCTTCCCTCAATCATGGCTCAGAAGAAGAGCTTCCATGGAATCTAGAACAGACACCGCTGCCTTTGTCTCAAGATCAGCCAGCAGAACACGTCCATCAAGTAGAAGAGGCGCCTGAAGCCCATGATCATTCTAAGATGGATGAAGACCACTCTCAGCATGTGTTGTCAGCTAGCAGCTTCGAGATTGATGACGTTATTGAAAAGGCACACTCACTTGACTTTACACAGTACAAGGTGAATTTCCCTCGTTCAGAAACGGGTGTTTACACGGTGACGGCCAATACCATGGGCGGCGATATCATCGATCCAACGCAGGATCGTACGACACACCTAGACCAATATTCTGGTCGTATTTTGGGTGAGGTGACATGGCAAGATTATAACTTCATTGCCAAGACGTTAGCGGTTGGTATTTCATTGCATCAAGGCGACATCAGCATCATCAACAAGCTTCTAAATGCCTTGTTTTGTTTGGCGTTCATTGTTGTGTCAGTGACAGGCGGTGTGATGTGGTGGATGCGCAGACCTTCAGGTCAAAGAAAGCTTGGTACGCCACCGAAGTTTGGTGATGCAGGGCTTTGGAAGACAGGCTTAGTGACCGTGATAGTTATTTCAGTACTGTTTCCACTCGCGGGGGCGACGATTGTGACTGCAATGCTATTGGATTGGTTACTGTTTTCACGCGTTGAGAGATTCAAGACCGCGTTGAGTTAA
- a CDS encoding VOC family protein — protein MLKGIHHAAIICSNYELSKRFYTEILKLEIIAENYREARQSYKLDLALPNGAQIELFSFPDTPERPSFPEAQGLRHLAFCVDDVQHVKSYLEAQGIEVEPIRVDEFTGKSFTFFADPDGLPLELYQI, from the coding sequence ATGCTGAAAGGAATACACCACGCGGCAATAATCTGTTCAAACTATGAATTATCGAAACGCTTTTACACAGAAATTTTAAAGCTTGAGATAATTGCCGAGAATTATCGTGAGGCTCGCCAGTCATACAAGCTTGATTTAGCGCTACCTAATGGTGCTCAAATAGAATTATTCAGCTTCCCTGACACACCTGAAAGACCAAGCTTTCCGGAAGCTCAAGGACTAAGGCACTTAGCTTTTTGTGTTGATGACGTTCAACATGTCAAAAGCTATTTAGAAGCACAAGGTATTGAAGTAGAACCGATTCGAGTTGATGAGTTTACGGGCAAATCATTTACGTTTTTCGCAGACCCAGACGGCCTGCCGCTAGAGCTTTATCAGATCTAA
- a CDS encoding LysR family transcriptional regulator, translated as MINPKLIALLPDLASFILVVNEGSFTAAAKQLGVTPSALSKLITRLEKALSVKLFERTTRTLIITQAGQLVYDQSVVMINAAQQAVELSTSDHTEPAGSITVAAPEAFLNSVLQPFVVPFLNQYPKIQLKLRAADGDIDILRQGIDIAFRLTDKPDESLVLKELGKTNLVLCASPDYLEAEGIPHHPTELSEHDCLYLAETDKDHIWDFLKDDEFHTVPVSGRYAVNHSQMRLKGVKEGLGVGIFHDFVIQDALAEGSVVQVLEDWTIKSNYHGAIAMQFAQTKYMPARLRVFIDYAMEHLSDKLAGEINEC; from the coding sequence ATGATCAACCCAAAACTGATAGCCCTACTTCCTGACCTTGCCTCCTTTATTTTGGTGGTTAATGAGGGCAGCTTTACCGCCGCAGCAAAGCAGTTAGGTGTGACGCCGTCAGCCTTGAGTAAACTCATCACTCGTTTAGAAAAAGCACTGTCGGTGAAATTGTTTGAACGAACCACTCGTACCCTTATCATCACGCAAGCAGGTCAACTGGTTTACGATCAGAGCGTGGTTATGATCAACGCGGCCCAACAAGCAGTTGAACTGTCTACCTCTGACCACACTGAACCTGCAGGCTCTATAACAGTAGCGGCGCCTGAGGCGTTCTTGAACTCAGTGCTACAGCCTTTCGTTGTTCCATTCTTAAATCAGTATCCAAAGATCCAACTTAAATTGAGAGCGGCTGATGGCGACATCGACATATTGCGTCAAGGCATCGACATTGCGTTTCGCCTTACCGACAAACCTGACGAGAGTTTGGTATTAAAAGAACTCGGAAAAACAAACCTCGTGTTATGTGCGAGCCCCGACTATCTAGAAGCCGAAGGAATTCCTCACCACCCTACCGAGCTTTCTGAACACGACTGTTTGTATCTTGCGGAGACAGACAAAGACCACATTTGGGACTTTCTTAAAGATGATGAATTCCACACGGTACCAGTCAGTGGGCGTTACGCAGTCAACCACTCGCAGATGCGACTAAAAGGTGTAAAAGAAGGCCTAGGTGTTGGGATTTTCCATGACTTCGTGATTCAAGATGCATTGGCTGAAGGTTCTGTAGTACAAGTATTGGAAGATTGGACCATCAAGAGTAACTACCATGGTGCGATTGCGATGCAGTTTGCTCAAACCAAGTATATGCCTGCACGATTACGTGTATTCATTGATTACGCAATGGAACACTTAAGTGACAAGCTGGCAGGAGAAATAAACGAATGCTGA
- a CDS encoding MFS transporter, whose protein sequence is MDRSESLFQKQRVKRFNFSIWTVLTGTLLARTSYFMAWPFLIVFLYEDYGASAIEVGTMLAASAVVGAGTGLYSGYLSDKLGRKWVMVFGSWIAAISYSGIALASEVWQFYVLIMMTGLMRPMIEAPAKAVIGDNLNDQKDRELALNIRYFLLNLGGALGPLIGITLALAHPQNLFFVAGGTYVVYGFWLLLGIERKGTFTKPDPSQLPNFTATLSVIRKDNIFVKLMVANFIMMFVYAQVESSIPQVIVRSSITDAAQLIAGLVLVNTLTIIVFQFPMLKWLEHVPLFVRTRIGMILMAVAQIGFLFTPNDWPLGWGIACFILSLGEVIAFPTLNVQIDRMAPPHLRGSYFGAAALYSLGFAIAPLFGGVVIEILSAYWLFALCFILCLVMIWLYWLAEHTEDCVDRESIVQS, encoded by the coding sequence ATGGATAGATCAGAAAGTTTATTTCAAAAGCAGCGCGTAAAACGCTTCAATTTCTCAATATGGACGGTACTGACTGGGACGCTACTCGCCCGAACGAGCTACTTTATGGCATGGCCTTTTCTGATAGTCTTTCTCTATGAAGATTACGGTGCATCCGCGATTGAGGTCGGCACTATGTTGGCGGCTTCTGCTGTTGTTGGTGCGGGTACTGGACTCTATTCCGGTTATCTGTCTGATAAACTGGGTCGCAAGTGGGTAATGGTGTTTGGTAGTTGGATTGCCGCGATCTCGTACTCAGGCATTGCACTCGCAAGTGAGGTGTGGCAGTTCTATGTGCTGATTATGATGACAGGTTTGATGCGTCCGATGATAGAAGCACCCGCAAAGGCTGTGATTGGGGATAATCTAAATGATCAGAAAGACCGAGAGCTAGCACTCAACATTCGTTACTTTCTGTTGAATCTGGGCGGTGCTCTTGGGCCATTGATTGGCATTACTTTAGCTCTCGCGCACCCTCAAAATCTGTTCTTTGTGGCTGGTGGTACCTATGTAGTTTACGGATTTTGGTTGTTACTTGGAATCGAGCGTAAAGGGACCTTCACCAAGCCGGACCCTTCTCAGTTACCGAACTTCACCGCGACCTTAAGTGTCATTCGTAAAGACAATATCTTTGTTAAGTTGATGGTTGCGAACTTCATTATGATGTTTGTCTACGCGCAAGTAGAGTCATCTATTCCTCAGGTCATTGTGCGTTCATCAATAACAGATGCAGCACAGTTAATCGCTGGGCTGGTTTTGGTCAACACTCTCACCATTATTGTGTTCCAGTTCCCGATGCTTAAATGGCTAGAGCATGTGCCTCTGTTTGTGAGAACCCGAATCGGCATGATCTTGATGGCTGTCGCGCAAATTGGCTTTCTTTTTACCCCAAATGACTGGCCATTAGGCTGGGGAATTGCTTGTTTTATATTAAGTTTAGGAGAAGTGATTGCTTTCCCAACCCTTAATGTACAAATCGATAGAATGGCACCGCCACATCTAAGAGGATCTTACTTCGGTGCGGCTGCACTTTACTCTCTTGGATTTGCTATTGCGCCACTGTTTGGTGGTGTGGTGATAGAGATACTCAGCGCCTACTGGCTATTTGCGCTCTGTTTCATCCTATGTTTGGTGATGATTTGGTTGTACTGGTTGGCAGAACATACAGAAGACTGCGTCGATAGAGAGTCAATAGTCCAGAGCTAA
- a CDS encoding glycine C-acetyltransferase produces the protein MSSAFYQQIQTQIEEVKEEGLYKSERIITSAQKAAVSISTGEEVLNFCANNYLGLANHPDLIEAAKDGMDQHGFGMASVRFICGTQDSHKELEQKLSTFLGKEDTILYTSCFDANAGLFETILGKEDAIISDALNHASIIDGVRLCKAMRFRYSNNNMEELEQQLIAAKEAGARHTLIVTDGVFSMDGVVANLPAICDLADKYGALVMVDDSHAVGFMGENGAGTHEFHNVVDRIDIITGTLGKAMGGASGGYTSGKKEVIDWLRQRSRPYLFSNSVAPAIVSASIRVLDLLAESGDLRTQLWENSAHFRTRMEAAGFTMGGADHAIIPIMLGDAKVAAEFAERALEKGIYVVGFSFPVVPKGQARIRTQMSAAHSREQLDRAIDAFIQVGKDMAII, from the coding sequence ATGTCTTCTGCATTTTACCAACAGATTCAAACTCAAATCGAAGAAGTTAAAGAAGAAGGTCTTTACAAGTCTGAGCGCATTATCACTTCTGCTCAAAAAGCAGCGGTTTCTATCTCGACTGGTGAAGAAGTACTAAACTTCTGTGCAAACAACTACTTAGGTCTTGCTAATCACCCTGACCTTATCGAAGCTGCTAAAGACGGTATGGATCAACACGGTTTTGGTATGGCTTCTGTTCGTTTCATCTGTGGTACTCAAGACTCTCACAAAGAACTAGAGCAAAAGCTATCTACGTTCCTTGGTAAAGAAGACACTATCCTTTACACATCTTGCTTTGATGCAAACGCTGGCCTATTCGAAACGATTTTAGGTAAAGAAGACGCAATCATTTCTGATGCTCTAAACCACGCATCTATCATTGATGGTGTTCGTCTGTGTAAAGCAATGCGCTTCCGTTACTCGAACAACAACATGGAAGAGCTAGAACAGCAACTTATCGCAGCTAAAGAAGCGGGTGCTCGTCATACGCTTATCGTAACTGACGGTGTGTTCTCAATGGACGGCGTTGTGGCTAACCTTCCTGCTATCTGTGACCTTGCTGATAAGTACGGCGCACTAGTAATGGTTGATGACTCTCACGCAGTAGGCTTCATGGGTGAAAACGGCGCGGGTACTCACGAGTTCCACAACGTTGTTGACCGTATCGACATCATCACAGGTACGCTTGGTAAAGCAATGGGTGGCGCTTCAGGCGGTTACACTTCTGGTAAGAAAGAAGTGATCGACTGGTTACGTCAGCGCTCTCGTCCATACCTATTCTCTAACTCTGTTGCACCTGCAATCGTATCTGCGTCTATCCGTGTTCTAGATCTTCTAGCGGAATCTGGCGACCTACGCACTCAACTATGGGAAAACTCTGCTCACTTCCGTACTCGTATGGAAGCAGCTGGTTTCACTATGGGTGGTGCTGATCACGCTATCATCCCAATCATGCTTGGTGATGCAAAAGTAGCGGCTGAATTCGCAGAACGTGCACTAGAGAAAGGCATCTACGTTGTCGGTTTCTCTTTCCCAGTAGTACCAAAAGGCCAAGCTCGTATCCGTACGCAAATGTCTGCTGCACACTCTCGTGAGCAATTGGATCGCGCAATTGATGCGTTCATCCAAGTTGGTAAAGACATGGCTATCATCTAA
- the tdh gene encoding L-threonine 3-dehydrogenase: MKIKALSKLKPEEGIWMTEVEKPEMGHNDLLIRIKKTAICGTDVHIYNWDEWSQNTIPVPMVVGHEYVGEVVGIGQEVRGFEIGDRVSGEGHITCGHCRNCRGGRTHLCRNTTGVGVNRTGAFSEFLVIPAFNAFKIPAEISDDLASIFDPFGNAVHTALSFDLVGEDVLITGAGPIGIMAAAVAKHVGARHVVITDVNEYRLDLARQMGVTRAVNVMEEKLEDVMSELGMTEGFDVGLEMSGNPSAFNSMLTNMNHGGKISLLGIPPSDMAVDWNQVIFKGLVIKGIYGREMFETWYKMASLIQSGLDLTPIITHHYKVDDFQKGFDMMRSGMSGKVILDWE; this comes from the coding sequence ATGAAAATTAAAGCACTTTCTAAACTTAAGCCTGAAGAAGGCATTTGGATGACCGAGGTTGAAAAACCTGAAATGGGTCATAATGATCTTCTTATCCGTATTAAGAAAACCGCAATTTGTGGTACTGATGTACATATCTACAACTGGGATGAGTGGTCACAAAACACAATTCCAGTACCTATGGTAGTAGGTCACGAATACGTGGGTGAAGTTGTTGGCATCGGCCAAGAAGTTCGTGGTTTTGAAATCGGCGACCGTGTATCTGGCGAAGGTCACATCACATGTGGTCACTGTCGTAACTGTCGTGGCGGCCGTACTCACCTTTGTCGTAACACAACAGGTGTTGGTGTTAACCGCACTGGTGCGTTCTCTGAGTTCCTTGTGATCCCTGCGTTCAACGCATTTAAGATCCCTGCAGAAATTTCTGACGATCTAGCATCAATCTTTGACCCGTTCGGTAACGCAGTACACACAGCGCTTTCTTTCGACCTAGTAGGCGAAGACGTGCTAATCACTGGTGCTGGTCCAATCGGTATCATGGCTGCTGCTGTTGCTAAACACGTTGGTGCTCGTCACGTTGTAATCACTGACGTAAACGAATACCGCCTAGACCTTGCTCGTCAAATGGGTGTCACTCGCGCAGTAAACGTAATGGAAGAGAAGCTTGAAGACGTAATGTCTGAGCTTGGCATGACTGAAGGTTTCGATGTAGGCCTAGAAATGTCAGGTAACCCATCTGCGTTCAACAGCATGCTGACTAACATGAACCACGGCGGTAAGATCTCTCTACTAGGCATTCCACCATCAGACATGGCAGTAGATTGGAACCAAGTAATCTTCAAGGGCTTGGTTATCAAAGGTATCTACGGTCGTGAGATGTTCGAAACTTGGTACAAGATGGCTTCACTAATCCAATCTGGCCTAGATCTAACACCAATCATTACTCACCACTACAAAGTGGACGACTTCCAGAAAGGCTTCGACATGATGCGCTCTGGTATGTCTGGTAAGGTAATCCTAGATTGGGAATAA
- a CDS encoding helix-turn-helix transcriptional regulator, which translates to MFNIKRIHIDLKQKKSGHFLSNSKHIIKLSGFFGAISYPGNVIVIDGEALLNLPKNVLINFSIKHVLTESFSLHLVRCHIDYDDYIYEKMLPYIESLFQIKKENLTYTRFLSNLINRDAQRNFKSNNTGKKTSLSKYIYILISKNIQHSWTVEEVCKQVYLSRAALTRKLSREKTTLSDIILSARMDKAACFLLQKKYTVKQVAYLTGFSSSSYFCKKFKHTYGRSPREFVNTMSYHKTKEIFRRRLL; encoded by the coding sequence ATGTTTAACATAAAACGAATACATATAGATTTAAAACAAAAAAAATCTGGCCATTTTCTTTCAAATTCAAAACACATAATTAAACTTAGTGGTTTTTTTGGAGCTATTTCTTACCCTGGGAATGTGATCGTCATTGATGGTGAGGCTTTACTTAATCTACCTAAAAATGTATTAATAAACTTCTCTATAAAACATGTACTTACTGAAAGCTTCTCATTACATTTAGTAAGATGTCATATCGACTACGATGATTATATATATGAAAAAATGCTGCCTTATATTGAGTCATTATTTCAAATAAAAAAAGAAAATCTAACTTACACTCGATTTTTATCCAATTTAATAAATAGAGATGCCCAGAGAAATTTCAAGAGTAATAATACAGGGAAGAAAACATCTTTATCCAAATATATATACATATTAATATCAAAAAACATCCAGCACAGTTGGACTGTAGAAGAAGTATGCAAGCAGGTTTACCTATCAAGAGCTGCACTTACAAGAAAGCTGTCCCGAGAGAAAACGACTTTGTCAGATATTATTCTCTCAGCTAGAATGGATAAGGCAGCTTGTTTTTTACTACAAAAAAAATACACGGTAAAACAGGTAGCTTATCTAACCGGATTTTCTAGTTCATCATATTTTTGTAAAAAATTCAAACATACTTATGGAAGATCACCAAGAGAGTTTGTAAATACAATGAGTTATCATAAAACTAAAGAAATATTTCGAAGAAGACTTTTATAA
- a CDS encoding EAL domain-containing protein — protein MYNLSYNDNGITVHSKNTFVKLEFLFQPIIELKNKEVKYLEVLSRVLNDSGEIYQSETFFPDMDDDFIKIVALAQIKFCGANKINTPVTINLTLSCLKDTAFLCNIVGIKDVVFNIEVTELNTDVNCRQLQANIIFLKRYGIELLLDDYYHKNNEANLSLGFIDWDYIKIDKLFLYHNYEDSKSLTYLLSVISPYSKKGLILEGVETACQHDIVKKLNTLVQGYFYSYPMNLKQLSKKLQVTKKIQHV, from the coding sequence ATGTACAACTTGAGCTACAATGATAACGGTATAACGGTTCACAGTAAAAATACGTTTGTGAAATTAGAGTTTTTATTTCAACCTATAATTGAATTAAAAAACAAAGAAGTAAAATATCTTGAGGTATTGTCAAGAGTCTTGAATGATTCAGGTGAAATATACCAAAGTGAAACTTTTTTTCCTGACATGGACGATGACTTTATAAAAATTGTCGCCCTAGCACAAATAAAATTCTGTGGAGCTAACAAGATAAACACACCTGTAACGATCAATCTCACGCTCTCATGTTTAAAAGACACAGCGTTCTTATGTAATATAGTAGGTATAAAGGATGTAGTTTTTAACATAGAAGTAACCGAACTAAATACTGATGTAAATTGTCGCCAATTACAGGCTAATATAATATTTTTAAAGCGTTATGGTATAGAGCTCTTATTAGATGATTATTACCACAAAAATAATGAGGCTAACCTTTCGTTAGGATTCATTGATTGGGACTACATAAAAATAGATAAACTATTCCTTTATCATAATTATGAAGATAGTAAGTCACTAACTTATCTTTTAAGTGTCATATCTCCTTATTCTAAAAAAGGGTTAATCTTAGAGGGGGTAGAAACCGCTTGTCAGCATGATATTGTAAAAAAACTAAACACTCTAGTCCAAGGCTATTTTTATTCATACCCAATGAATTTGAAACAACTTAGTAAGAAACTTCAAGTTACTAAAAAAATCCAACATGTTTAA
- a CDS encoding response regulator transcription factor has protein sequence MNFIVVDDHPIITSMIRSSLKYRFSMNFYEAENGLEATNLIKSMKSTFTLVILDLDTPILSGFEVLELHPPTSKLKYIIFSSLITPEIEKSLYSKYGLLEIHNKSLSGIKDLIESISNIISDFNSSGNSLISVNTLSSREKTIIEMIGSGISNKRIALELGLEETTVSTYKRRAMVKLGLKSSKEIYFFCKENFSYTS, from the coding sequence ATGAATTTTATAGTTGTAGATGACCACCCAATAATTACTAGTATGATAAGGAGTTCTTTGAAGTATAGGTTCTCAATGAATTTCTATGAAGCAGAAAATGGTTTGGAAGCAACTAACCTAATTAAATCAATGAAATCAACGTTTACATTAGTAATATTGGATTTAGATACACCTATTTTATCTGGGTTCGAAGTGCTAGAATTACACCCGCCGACTAGTAAGTTAAAATATATAATTTTCAGCTCCTTGATTACCCCAGAGATCGAGAAATCACTTTACTCTAAATATGGTCTATTGGAAATTCATAATAAATCCCTATCAGGGATTAAAGATCTGATTGAGTCAATATCTAATATAATTTCAGACTTCAATTCTTCAGGTAACTCGTTAATATCAGTTAATACACTGTCTAGCCGAGAGAAAACAATTATAGAAATGATTGGTAGTGGTATTTCAAATAAAAGAATCGCATTAGAGTTAGGGTTAGAGGAAACAACCGTTAGTACATACAAACGAAGGGCTATGGTTAAGTTAGGGTTAAAATCTTCAAAGGAGATTTATTTTTTTTGTAAAGAGAACTTTTCTTATACGTCGTAA